In one Sulfitobacter sp. LCG007 genomic region, the following are encoded:
- a CDS encoding 3-hydroxybutyrate dehydrogenase has translation MSFAVDLSGKTAIITGSNSGIGLAIAEGMAQAGANVVLNSFTDREEDHALARRIADEHGVDARYISADMSKGADCRMLVEKTGSCDILVNNAGIQHVAPIDEFPIEKWDAIIAINLSSAFHTTAVALPMMRKAGWGRIINIASAHGLRASPFKSAYISAKHGIVGMTKTVGLETAKENITANTICPGYVLTPLVEAQIPDTAKRYKMSEDEVVEKVILEKQPSKTFVTVEQVAGTAIFLCSDAAAQITGTEISVDGGWTAS, from the coding sequence ATGTCCTTCGCTGTCGATCTGTCCGGCAAGACCGCCATCATCACCGGCTCGAATTCGGGAATCGGGCTCGCCATCGCGGAGGGGATGGCGCAGGCAGGCGCCAATGTCGTCCTCAACAGCTTCACCGATCGCGAAGAGGACCATGCCCTGGCCAGACGCATCGCGGATGAGCACGGGGTGGACGCCCGCTACATCAGTGCCGACATGTCAAAGGGCGCCGACTGCCGGATGCTGGTCGAAAAGACCGGAAGCTGCGACATCCTCGTAAACAATGCCGGGATCCAGCATGTCGCGCCCATCGACGAGTTCCCGATCGAGAAATGGGACGCGATCATCGCGATCAACCTGTCCTCGGCCTTCCACACCACCGCTGTCGCCCTGCCGATGATGCGCAAGGCGGGCTGGGGGCGTATCATCAATATCGCCTCCGCCCACGGGCTGCGCGCCTCGCCCTTCAAGTCGGCCTATATCTCGGCCAAGCACGGGATCGTCGGGATGACCAAGACCGTGGGCCTGGAGACCGCGAAGGAAAACATCACCGCCAACACGATCTGTCCGGGCTACGTGCTGACCCCGCTGGTGGAGGCGCAGATCCCGGACACGGCAAAGCGGTACAAGATGTCGGAAGACGAGGTGGTCGAGAAGGTGATCCTCGAAAAGCAGCCCTCGAAGACCTTCGTCACGGTCGAGCAGGTCGCGGGCACGGCGATCTTCCTGTGCTCGGACGCGGCGGCGCAGATCACCGGCACCGAAATAAGCGTCGACGGCGGCTGGACCGCTTCTTGA
- a CDS encoding patatin-like phospholipase family protein produces MSVKRINLALQGGGAHGAFTWGVLDRLLLDEDIEIAAISGCSAGSLNGAALKSGYVAGGREGARARLAWLWGEVGARPELKLQEWMTPFSLSDVSRAMEYSWPVMAADAWSRAVSPYALGPLYTNPLEPIVRQLDFDHVCAETGRAPELYVCATRVRNGKVRVFKDSEISAEAILASACLPTVFQAVDVQDEETGAIEAFWDGGYTGNPALFPLFRKDLPRDIVIININPLERTELPRTTQQIQNRINEISFNSSLLRELRAIEFVQRLLDQGKLQEPEKSRVLVHMISDDALMNQLSVATKLFPTPYTLAKLKTAGQHAAERFLKGHKRDLNQRSTVDLVEMFG; encoded by the coding sequence TTGAGCGTCAAACGGATCAATCTGGCGCTCCAGGGCGGGGGCGCTCATGGCGCCTTTACATGGGGCGTGCTGGACCGTTTGCTGCTCGACGAGGATATCGAGATTGCCGCCATCTCGGGCTGCAGCGCGGGATCGCTGAACGGCGCGGCGCTCAAGTCCGGCTATGTGGCGGGCGGGCGCGAGGGCGCGCGTGCGCGGCTGGCATGGCTCTGGGGAGAGGTCGGCGCGCGGCCCGAACTGAAGCTGCAGGAGTGGATGACGCCCTTCTCGCTTTCCGATGTGTCGCGCGCCATGGAATATTCCTGGCCGGTCATGGCGGCGGACGCCTGGTCGCGGGCGGTATCGCCCTATGCCCTCGGCCCCCTCTATACGAACCCCCTTGAACCCATCGTCCGCCAGCTCGATTTCGATCATGTCTGCGCCGAAACCGGAAGAGCGCCAGAACTCTACGTCTGCGCCACTCGGGTCCGCAACGGCAAGGTGCGCGTCTTCAAGGACAGCGAGATCAGCGCCGAGGCAATCCTCGCCTCGGCCTGCCTGCCGACAGTGTTCCAGGCGGTCGATGTCCAGGATGAGGAGACGGGTGCCATCGAGGCCTTCTGGGATGGCGGGTACACCGGCAATCCGGCCCTCTTTCCGCTGTTCCGCAAGGATCTCCCGCGCGATATCGTGATCATCAACATCAATCCGCTGGAGCGCACCGAGCTGCCGCGCACCACGCAGCAGATCCAGAACCGGATCAACGAGATCAGTTTCAACTCGTCGCTCCTGCGTGAGCTGCGCGCCATCGAATTCGTGCAGCGTTTGCTGGATCAGGGCAAGCTGCAGGAGCCCGAGAAGTCGCGCGTCCTCGTCCACATGATTTCCGACGATGCGCTGATGAACCAGTTGTCGGTCGCGACGAAGCTGTTTCCGACGCCCTATACGCTCGCCAAGCTGAAGACGGCGGGGCAGCACGCGGCGGAACGGTTTCTAAAGGGGCACAAGCGGGATCTTAACCAGCGCAGCACCGTCGATCTGGTCGAGATGTTCGGCTGA
- a CDS encoding DUF502 domain-containing protein, with translation MNTPFDHEPTIKSRGMFARLRASFLTGIVVIAPVFLTIWLIWTVVGWIDGLVLPFVPEHYKPDRLLQDYLGLDPSVQVNIRGIGVVIFLVFATLVGWAAKGIIGRSLIRFGESLVERTPVVRSVYSGIKQISETVFAQSDRSFETACLIEYPRKGLWALGFVSTTTRGELAHRASGGKPMLSVFLPTTPNPTSGFLLFVPEEDVVPLDMTVEDAAKLVISAGLVYPNQRELPDGNSANGWWPLADPQLPEESDRHSENVAEDR, from the coding sequence ATGAACACGCCCTTCGATCACGAGCCTACCATCAAGTCCCGCGGCATGTTCGCCCGGCTCAGGGCATCGTTTCTGACGGGCATCGTCGTCATCGCGCCCGTGTTCCTGACCATCTGGCTTATCTGGACGGTCGTCGGCTGGATCGACGGTCTGGTGCTGCCCTTCGTTCCGGAACATTACAAGCCCGACCGGCTGCTCCAGGACTATCTCGGGCTCGATCCCTCGGTGCAGGTCAACATCCGCGGGATCGGCGTGGTCATATTCCTTGTCTTCGCCACCCTCGTCGGCTGGGCAGCCAAGGGCATCATCGGCCGTTCGCTCATCCGCTTCGGCGAAAGCCTTGTCGAGCGCACGCCCGTCGTCCGCTCGGTCTACTCGGGCATCAAGCAGATTTCCGAGACCGTATTCGCGCAGTCCGACCGGTCCTTCGAGACAGCCTGTCTGATCGAATACCCCCGCAAGGGCCTATGGGCGCTCGGCTTCGTGTCGACCACGACGCGCGGAGAGCTTGCGCATCGCGCCAGCGGCGGAAAGCCGATGCTGTCCGTCTTCCTTCCGACGACCCCCAACCCGACCTCGGGTTTCCTGCTCTTCGTGCCCGAAGAGGATGTCGTTCCCCTCGACATGACGGTCGAGGACGCGGCGAAGCTGGTGATATCGGCCGGGCTGGTCTATCCCAACCAGCGCGAATTGCCGGATGGGAACTCTGCGAACGGCTGGTGGCCCCTGGCGGATCCGCAGCTTCCGGAAGAGTCCGACAGGCATTCGGAAAATGTCGCCGAAGATCGCTGA